In Myotis daubentonii chromosome 16, mMyoDau2.1, whole genome shotgun sequence, one DNA window encodes the following:
- the LOC132219319 gene encoding collagen alpha-1(I) chain-like, producing MGAAVADISTGQGTRRMARFKKPRRRRRLLMGPGGAERLGKGGICPKEASGKSTEPAGLGLNNQQPTRRPRGQNSYSDGGGGERGPSREMWRKKRLARVRSGPTPVAMAAPPRAARGIPASRGLGAAGRPGFLVRSRPGRTRGTWRGPASRGQQPRPASAGAASGTRDTPRGGQGEPRDWDGSPGPCPARRTRVPPRPGLGAPRPCHARDPVAAGPNP from the exons atgggagccgCTGTTGCTGATATATCCACAGGCCAGGGAACCAGAAGAATGGCAAGGTTCAAAAAG CCTCGGAGGCGGAGGCGGCTCCTCATGGGGCCAGGTGGTGCAGAGCGCCTTGGGAAGGGTGG gatcTGTCCCAAAGAGGCATCTGGAAAGTCAACAGAGCCAGCCGGTCTGGGACTAAACAATCAGCAGCCGACGCGGCGTCCGCGGGGACAGAACAGCTATTCAGACGGTGGGGGCGGCGAGCGGGGGCCCAGCCGCGAAATGTGGAGAAAGAAGCGCCTCGCACGCGTCCGCTCCGGGCCCACGCCGGTTGCCAtggccgccccgccccgggccgcGCGCGGAATCCCGGCCTCGCGGGGCCTCGGCGCCGCCGGGCGTCCCGGCTTCCTGGTCCGGTCACGTCCAGGAAGGACGAGGGGCACGTGGCGCGGACCGGCGTCCCGCGGGCAGCAGCCCCGCCCCGCGTCTGCCGGCGCCGCGTCCGGGACACGCGACACCCCGCGGGGCGGGCAAGGGGAGCCCCGCGACTGGGACGGGAGCCCAGGTCCCTGCCCCGCCCGCCGCACCCGCGTCCCGCCGCGCCCCGGACTCGGAGCTCCGCGTCCCTGCCACGCCCGTGACCCAGTGGCCGCGGGTCCA AATCCCTGA